Within the Saccharopolyspora gloriosae genome, the region CGCTCCGAGTACTCCCGCACCGCCACGTCACCACGAGCGCGGACGTCCTCGATGATCCCGCGCACCCGATCCCGCAGCTCGGAGTCGTCGGTGGCCGCCTTCTTCGGCGCCGGATGCTTCAACACTTCACGCACAGTCGATCTCCTCGATCGTGGATGGGGGAGCGCACCGGCGAACGAGCCGGTTGACCAGCTCGGCGGTGCGCTCAGGAGCTTCAAGTGCAAGCAGGTGCCCCGCACCGGGCACCAGGTACAGCTCGGCGTCGGGCAACCCGGCCGCGATCTCGCGGTGGAACTCCGGCGGGCACAACGCGTCCTCGCCACCGGAGACCACCAACGCCGGAGCGGTGATCATGGGCAGCACCTCGCGCGCATCGGTGCGCGTGGCCTGCGCGGCGAGCTGGGCCACGAACCGCCGCGTACCCACGCGCGCGGCCATTTCCCGGAACGCCCCCGCCGCGACCGGCCGCTGCCGCGCGAACATGCTCGGCAGGATCTCCTCCACGACCTCGCAGAACTCACCCGCCCGCGCCCGCCGAGCCTGCCGCCACCACGCCTCGTGCTGATCCGGCCGCGGAGCGCCCGCGTTCGTCGACAACGCTGCGAACCCCGCCACCCGCTCCGGAGCCAGCCGCGCCACCTCGAACCCGACGATCGCACCCAAACTCAGCCCGACCAGCAGCATCGGCCCGTCCACACAGGACAACACCTGCTCGGCCATGCCCGTGATGCTCGGCTCGCTCAACTCCGCGTGCACCACCGGCACATCCAGCGCGGACTCGACCCCGGCCCACAACCCGGCGTCGCAGAGCATGCCGGGCAGCAGCACCACCCGATCAGTCACGAGCACGCGGCACGAGCGCGTACGGCGCCACGTAACCGTTGTGATCGATCGAGTACCCGGCGTCCGCAGCGGCCTTGACGACCTCCTCGTCCCAGTCCAGACGCACCCGCCCGTCCCCGGAATTGATCACCACGAGCTTGCCGGTCTCCGCGCCAACGTTGCGGATGCCGCGCCACGCGCCCGGCGGAACCGACAGCATGTCCCACTCACCGAGCTCCACCGTGACCGGATCGTGGTCGTTGAGCGTGACCTCCCAGCGACCTTCCTTCACCATCAGCACCTGCGTCTGCTCCACGCGGTGCCCGAGCATCCCGCGCCCGGCTCGGCGCGCAGCCACGCGATGTTGTGCCCGTGCGGGTTGAAGATCCGCGGCTCCTGATCGAGGTCTTCGGTCATGCCGAACCCGACGACCAGCGCCAGCTCCGCGCCGCCACCGGTGACCACCGAGTCCAGGAACGGCCGCGAGCACCACTCCAGGTCGTCCTGGGTCACCACCCGCCGCCGCATCTTCTCCGTGGAGAACGACCGCAGCCGCGCGAGATCCGGCTGCGCCATCGGCCGCACCAGCTCCACGTCCTGCGGCGGTTCGTCGCCCGCGACGGTGTCGATGAGCCTGCCGTCCTCGGTCAGGTGCAGCCCGTACCCGGCGGCCTCGCGCAGCACCGTGGGACCCCAGATGATGCCCCCGGTGTCGTCGTGCCCGAGCGAGGTGAACAACCAGCCGTCGTCCGGTCCGATGTTGGTGAACCCGCGGAAGATCCACGTCGGGATCGACGCGATGTCACCCTCCCGCAGCACCAGCTCGCCCTCTTCACCGTCGGAACCCCAGCGCAGCAGGAACTCGCCGCGGAAGCACAGGAACACCTCGGCGGTGAAGTGCAGGTGCAGGTTGTTGACGACGCCGTTCGGCATCGCGGCCGCGCCGATGTTGTAGCCGTGCGGCTCGCGGAGGTTGATGACCTGCTTGGAGTTCTGCGACACCCCCGGCCCGATCATCGCGTAGTTCTCCTTGCGCTCCGAGCCCGGCGTGCGGCAGTCGATGAACGCCTGGTCGCAGGACACGAAGTCGCTGCGCCGGATCGTCCTGCGCGTGATCTCCGCTTCGCCGACCCGTACCGGTACCTGCTGCATCCGTGCACCTCCGCAATCGATGACTACGTATGCATTACAGCACTGGGCCGAACCCCGGTCAACAACTCCCACAGCTGGCACCGATTCCGGAACCGTCCTGATCTCACACCCGGAAACCGACTAGAATCCGTATACCGGGAGGTCGAATGTCGATCACGAGTCATGACGTCGCCAGGTTCGCCGGCGTGTCCCAAGCGACGGTCTCGCGCGCCCTGCGCGGAGACCCGCGGGTGTCCACCACCACCCAGGACCGCGTGCGCCGCGCCGCCGAAGCGCTCAACTACGTACCCAGCGAAGCCGGCCGCAGCCTCTCCACGCACACCACCCGCCGCATCGGCGTGCTCGTCAGCGACCTGGCGAACCCGTTCTACCCCTACCTCGTCGGCCCGCTGCACGACGAACTGGAACAACGCGGCTACCGGATGATGCTGCTCACCGAACGCTCCGACGACGCCCTCGCCACCGAACGACTCCTCGACCACTCCATCGACGGCGCCGTGCTCACCACCGCCACCAGCGGATCCGCACTGCCCGACGCACTGCGCCGCAAACAGGTCCCGTTCGTGTTCCTCAACCGCGTCGACGGCCGCGACGGCGCCGATTCCGCCGTCGTCGACAACGAACGCGGCGGCCGAATGGTCGCCACCGAACTCACCGAACTCGGACACCGCAACATCGCCCTGCTCGGCGGCTCCACCGACACCAGCTCCGGCCGCGACCGCGAACACGGCTTCGTCGCAGGACTCGCCGACACCGGCATCGCCCTGCCCGCCAACCGAATCCGACGCGGACCCTACGACTTCAACACCGGCTACCACGGCCTCGCCGAACTCCTCGACGCCGACCCCGACCTGACCGCCCTGTTCTGCGGCAACGACGTCGTGGCCATCGGCGCCTACAACGCCGCACTGCGCGAAGGCCTCCGCATCCCCGACGACCTCACCCTGATCGGCTTCGACGACCTGCCGATGGCCTCCTGGGAAGCGTTCTCGCTCACCACGATCCGCTACGACCTCCCGGAAATGGCCCGCACCGCGGCCCGCCTGCTCATCGAACGCCTCACCGGCGAAGCCACCGACTCCGCCCGCCGAATGGCCTTCGCCCCCGAACTCGTCCGCCGCGGCACCCACGCACCACCCGCCCTACGCCGCGCCTGGCGCGTCTGACCCGCACCGGCGAACCAGGTGAATGCCCCTTCGCCCAGTGCGACTCGTCGGGCCGTCCACCCGACACGGCCGGTGCGGTGAATGGCCCACACACCCGATCAGATCGGCAAATGAGCCATTCACCGCAGCCAGTGCCGCCGACGAGATACGACTAGGCGGGGGAGAGGCACTAGGCGAACTTGTCCGCGCCGAGTTCGCTTCGGTAGGTCTCCTTCATGAACACCGTGATCACGACCAACGCCAGCACCGCCGCCGCCGCGAGGTACACCCACACCGCGTAGATCGTGCCGAACCGGTTCACCAGCAGCGCCGCGATGAACGGCGTGACACCCATGAAGATCGAGAACGAGCTGTTGTACGCGATGGCGCTCGCGCTGAACCTGGTGCGCGTCGCGAACAACTCAGCCGAACACGTCGTCACGATCCCCGTCAGGAAGAACTCCGGGATGATGTAGACCAGCTGACTGCACACCGCCGAGGTGAAGCCGCCCTGCTCACCGATCGCGAACGCCAACGGCACCAGCGCGATGCACGCCACCGCACCACTGATCAACATCGGCTTGCGCCCGATCCGATCCGAAAGCCTGCCCGCCACCGGCAGCAACGGCATCAGCACCGCCACCGAGATCAAGTTCGACACCAACGCCTCCGACCTGGACAGCCCGAGCTCGCTGACCAGGTACTCCGGGTAGTAGGTGACCCACGTGTAGGACAAGATCGCCAGCATGATCGAGGCACCGCAGAACACCAGGATCGGACGCCACTGCTCCCGCAACGCCTCCCGGATCGGCGCCTTCACGATGTTCGTGCCGCCCTCGGTCTCCCGCATGAACTCCGGGGTCTCCTCGATGCGACTGCGCAACCACAACCCGACCGCCGACAACGGCAGCACCGCCAAGAACGGAATCCGCCAACCCCACGACTCCAGCTGCGGCTGCTCGAACGCCGCGCTCGTCAACGCCGCGACACCCGCACCGCACAGGATGCCGAGGAAGCAGCTGTTCGACGCGTACGACGTGTAGTAAGCGCGCTGGTTCGGCTTCGCCCACTCCACGATGAACGCCACCGCGCCCACGTACTCACCGCCCGAGATCATCCCCTGGAAGGTCCGGATCACCACGAGCAGCAACGGCGCCAGAAAACCGACCTGCTGATAAGTCGGCAGCGCCCCGATCAGCGCCGTGGACACGCCCATCATCACGATCGTCCACAGCAGAGCCTTCTTCCGGCCGACCCGGTCGCCCCAACGCCCCACCAAAGTCCCGCCGAGCGGCCGGAACACGCACGCCACCGCCAACACCGCGTACGTGCTCAACACCGCGGCCGCGCTGTCCCCGCCGGGGAAGAACGACGACGCCAACATCGGCGCCATGTATCCGTAAAGCCCGTAGTCGAACTGCTCGACGAAATTGCCGACGCCGCCCGCGTAGACCGCGCGGCGGATCTTCTTCTTCGTCGCCTGCTCTTGCCCTGCGGAAAGAGGTGGGGCAGGGGAGTCCGGCATTCCGACAGACATGGGCATCTCCAGTGGTGGTCCCGACGCCGATCAACATCTATGCATACGTATGAAGGTCGTCGGAGGCTAGCTCTCACCCCACGGAGCGTCAAGAACCCACCGCACCGAGCGGAAACCGCCCGCGCGCACGACGAAGCGCCGCGCGGCCTGCACCGATGACGCTGCGCACGCGGATGCGCCGCCCCGGTGTCCGCACGAACTCATCGCTGCGGCGCACCAGGGCGGCGAAGTCCAACTGCGATCGGAGCCGCGAAGCCCCGCCGCCGTCAGCCCGCCAAATCGAGAATCGCGTAACCGAAGCCCGGCACCGTCAACACCTCGCCCTCCACCCGGACACCGCTGTCCTCGACCGGCACCGCACCCGCCACCCGGCCATCGGGCACGCTGATCGTCGCCTCCGCACGCCGCGGATTGACCGTGACCAGGAAACGATCACCGCGCAGGTAGGTCAGCGGATAGCCGTCGGAGAACACCCGCACGTCCGCCCGCGTACCGAGCTCCGGATGCTGCTTGCGCAGCGCCAGCAACCGCCGCACGAAGTGCAGCAACGAACCCGGATCGGCCCGCTGCGCCGCCACGTTCGGCCGGCCCGGATCCGGATCGATCGGGATGTAGAGATCATCGGCGGGCGCCGAGGAGAACCCCGCGTTCGGGCCGTCGTCCCACTGCATCGGCGTGCGGTTGCGCTGACGCCCCGCGCTGCCCTCCACCTCCGGCAAACCCTCGATCATGCGCATACCGATCTCCTCGCCGTAGTACAGCGCGGGCACCACCGGCCAGGTCAGCAGGAACGCGAACGCAACGGGCAGCTCCTCCGGACTGCGCACACCGTCGTTGAGCCGGTTCGCACTGTCATGATTCGCCGTCGGCAACATGATGCGAGCGCGCCCGATGTTCTCCGTCGCCGTCGTCCAGGCATCGACGAAGATCTTCGCGGTCCCGGTGCCCTCCGCGCCGAAGTACGGGTTCTCGTGCCACAACGACTTCCACGGCGCCCCGTCTCCGGGACCGTTGACCGGCAAGTAGAAGTCCGCGTCGAACCCGGCAGGCACCGACGTCTCCGGATCGCCCCACTCCGAGATCAGCACCGCATCGGGATGACTCCGCGCGACCCGCTCCCGAAGCTCCCCCCACAACCGGCTCGTCTCGACCCAACCCGGATCGTCCTTGACGAGCGTGGCGGCGAGATCGCACCGGAACCCCGCGATGCCCAGCCGCAACCAGTGATCCATCACCTGGAAGATCGCCTCGCGGTTGCGCCGCGGCCCTTCCTCGTCGACGCCCTGACGCCACGGCTCCGCCGGATCCATCCGCGCGTAGCCGTAGTTGATCGCAGGCTGGGTGTCGTAGTAGTTCTTGCGGAACGCGCCGGGACGCGGGCCGGGGGAGACCACGAACTCCTCCGGCAGCGAACCGTCCTCGGGCAGCTGCTCCGGCGTGGCCCAGATGTAGTTGTGGTCGTTGTCGTCCCGCAACGAGTTCAGGAACCACGGGTGCTGGTCGGAGGTGTGACCCGCCACGAGGTCGAACAGCACCCGCAGGCCGCGCCGACCCGCCTGCTCCACCAGCTCGGCCACGTCCTGCTCGTCGCCGTAACGCGGGTGCACGCCCGTGTAGTCGGCGATGTCGTACCCGGCGTCGGTCAGCGGCGACGGGAACACCGGGTTCACCCAGATCGCACCGACCCCGAGCCACTGCAGGTGGTCCAGGTGCTCGATGATGCCGCGCAGGTCGCCGACGCCGTTGCCGTCGGTGTCGGCGAAGCTCTGCGGATACAGCTGGTACAGGACCGTGTCGGCCAGCCACGAGGGCGTGCTCCCGGCCGCGGACGCTCCCGAGCCGGCCAGCACGGAGGGCGCGAACGCCACACCTGTGAGAGCCGCACCCGTCCCGAGCATGAACGATCGCCTGGACACCACCATTGATCCACTCCCACTGTTGACTACGTATGCAAAGTGCGATCAATGTACGCACTCCGCCGCCGGAGCGGAATACGCGCGACGAAGTCCGCGCCGTAGATCGGCCGCGCGGACCAAGTTCGGCAGGGGAGCGGCGCATCAACTCCCCGCCGGTCAGACGAGGCTCCCCGAACCCCAGAAGAACGGCCCCGACCTCGACGTCACGTGCACTGCCCATCCGAGCGCGGCCAATCGCCGTTCGAGATCAGCAGGCCGATGCGGAACCTTCACGATGCGGTGTGCACGCCCGTCGTTGAGCTGCCGCCGGATCGTCGTGGACGACTCGCCCTCGACGAGTTCGCCGGGAGAGCGGTGGGCGTCGTCGACGAAGAACACACGCCCTCCGGGTTTCAGGCAGTTCGCCACCAAGGCCCAGAACGAGCCGAACCGCTCGAGCGGCACGTGCGACAGCCAGAAGCCGAAGAAGACGACGTCGTACCGGTCGTCCGGCTCCCAGGAGAAGAGGTCGCCGCGCACGAACCGCACCCGATCGTCCCGGCCGATCCGATCTGAGGCGATCGCCAGCATCTCCGGGGACGCGTCCACGGCGGTGACCTCGTCGGCGTGCCGCAGCAGCCGCCCGGTCCACATGCCTTGACCGCAGGCGAGCTCCAGCACGGTTCCACCCGGCCCGAACGCGTCCAACGCGGTGACGAGCTCATCCGCACCGGCGAACGGGATGACGTGATCTTCGTACTCCGGCGCGATGGCGCGGTAGTGCGCGATCTGTTCGTCGAGGAGTTGATCGAGTTCGCTTGCATCGTCAGCCGTCACGATCGTGATCTTCGCGGGAGCCGACGCGTCGCGGCAACAGAGTTCGCACGCCGTCTTTCGGAAGCACGCATTTCACTCCGGTCGCGGCCGCTGCCTGGCGGGGAGCGGGACTCCGATCCTTTACTTGACATAATGTAGATTATCGGCACTCGAGCTACCTAGGATTATCGAGTCGAGAGGGGCTGATTTCCGGCGGTCAACACGCTGGCGGCAAGGTCGTTCAACGGCCCGCAGCAGCGCGGCCCGGGCGCGCGTCGGCAGGCGTGCGCGCCAGTCGACGCCTGAGTGTCCGATGGGTCGTCGTCGCGGCAAGCGCGCCGACGCAGCGCGGCCGGGTGAGCCGGATGCATCCGGCGGCGGCCGACGACCGGCGCTCGATGTGGTCGAGTCCAGGCTCGGCCTGGTTCTCGCGAATACCCCACCTGACCTTGCCGTCCCACTCCACTTACGTAATTTCGTCACTGTGACGTTTCTAGGTGGCTTGGGCGATGTCTCGAACCTTCAGGGAACAAGATACGTCCTGGTGTTGATCAAGATCCGCGAGTCAATGTGGATCTAGAACGACTCAGGCGCCGGGACGGCGAGCCATCTCGTTGGTGCACGCGCGATCCGCGGCGGCACTGACGTCGACATCGCGGTGAGCGGCCGAACGACGCCGACCGGCGACCACGGTCACGGCCGGACCCGGAACAGTCCCCCGAATCACGGCCGCCCCCACTCCCTCTCCATTTGGTGGATAATCAACGTTATCCACCAAATCAGGCTGATCAACTTTGAGATCGGGCTGTCCGCACTCGCTCCCCGACCCGCGCGCCATGGTCGGTCCTCCGACACCGTGCCACTCCCCGAGCGGCTCCCTCCAAGCCGGTGCTCCCCGCCGCGGCTTCGCCCTGATCGCCCCTCCACTCCCCTCGTCCGCAGGCGGCGGTTGCCGGGCAGGGCCGCGCCCCTGTCCCCTGCGGACGGCGCGAGAAGCGGGCGTTGCTCGTTCGATAGGCGCGGGTGTAGGGATCTCGCGGGTGCGGGTAGTCCCAGGGCACAGGTCCATTGCAGGGAGGTCGAGGGATGCTGCCCAGGCACGAACGCCGCCGAATCGCGGAGATCGAGAAGGGCCTGAGCACGCAGGACCCTGATTTCGCCCACCGTTTCCGGGAGGCGGAGCTGCCTGGGAGGTCCCGGCCGAAGGTGCGAGTGGTGCTGGGTGCTGTGGCCGTGGCGATCGCGCTGCTGTGCATGGTGCTGGGTGAGGTCGCCGGGTTCTTGTTGACCGGTGTCCTGGCGACGCTGCTGCTGGCGGGCCGCGATTGGCGATTGCTGACGGCGTGAACCGCGCGTTGCCCCGGGGGTGACCCCTTCCCCACCGGCTGCGCGCTTGGAACCAGTGCAGGAGGTGCGGTCAGCGCACGGCCTGCACTGGTTCTGAGCGCGGGCAGTGCGGTGAGCGCTCAGCGCCGCAGCGGCTCGACGGAGCCGGTGTCCGGGTTGAGTCCTTCAGGGGCGCCAGCGCGCTCGGTAACCGGGCCGGTCCGAGTAGGGCAGACCGAGGACGGCGCGGGTGGTGCAGCCGCGTTCGTCCTCCGGTGGGTAGGTCTGGCCGAGGGTGTCGCAGGGGCCGTTGCCGGTTCCGCAGTTCTGGTGCAGGCGCAGCAGGCGCGTTTTGAGTTCGCACTCGCGGAATCCGCGGAACACGTCGCCGAGGCAGCCGGTGTTGGTGGTGCCGGCTTCCATGTCCTCGCGTGCCCAGCGCAGCAGTTCGAGATCGATGTCGATCTGGCGCCGCAGGAACTCTGCGAACCGGTTCATCACTGTCCCCCACCGCTGCTGCGGGGCTCGGCCCGCCGTGCGGGGCCGGAGTTCGGCCCGCTTCGGTGGGGACGCGGTGAGTAGCGGGGTGTGACGCGGGGTGGGGCGGTCATGCTCCGGTGTGCGTCCATCCGAGTAGCCGTTGGGCTTTGCCGCAGTCGTAGAAGCCGCGGTGGCCGGTGAGGTCGCCGCGGAGTTCGACGTGGGGCCAGTACCGGCGGGCGAGTTCGAGGGAGGGCTGGTCGCTGATGGTGTCGGGGGCGACGACGTTGATCGTTTCGTGGCCTTGCCAGGTGGCGTGCAGTGCGGCTTCGAAGGCGCGGCCGACGGCGTCGGCGCGGACGTATCCCCAGAGGTGGTTGATGGCCATGTCGGAGTCGGTGGGGCCGAGTTGGGTGCGGGCGGTGTCGCGGGTTTCGGTGACGCCGTGGATGCGCAGGCTGCTGATGGTCATGTGGGGGTGGCGGCGGGCGATGCTGTCGGCTTGGGCTTCGGCGATCCACTTGGAGAGGCTGTAGGGGTCTTCGTTGTAGGTGGGGTGTTGTTCGTCGACGGGGAAACGTTCGTAGTGGGCGCGGCGGCTGAAGGCTCCGCCGATGGCGTTGATGCTGGAGGCGAGTGCGACGGTGGTGATGCCGCATTCGACGGCGGCGTGCAGGGCGTTGTAGCCGGCGGTGACGTTGGTGTTGTGCACGGTGGGCGGGTCGGCTGCGTGCGGGTTGGGGATGCCTGCGAGGTGGATGAGCGCGTCGGTTCCGTCAAGGGCGTCGCGTAGGCGTGGGTAGTCGCAGGCGTCTGCGGTGATGGTGTCGGGGTCGGTCGTGGCGGTGCGGTCGATGGGGCGGGTGCTGTGCCCTGCGCGGGTGAGGGCTGTGATGACCGCGCGTCCCACGACGCCTTGGGCGCCGGTGACTGCCACGAGCACGGGTTACCTCCGTGGGTCCGGGTTGGTCGTCCGACGGTACCGATCGGTGGGTGTGAAGATCACCCCGCAACATCACGGTGGGTGGGCAACGGGTGGTGGCGGGTTTTCGCCAGGAATTCACGTCCTGGGGGTGCTGGGAGGCACGCTGCGGTTCTTAGGTTCACCAGCACGATCACGAACCGCACTGGGAGGAATTCATGTCGCGTCATCCTGAACTGGCTCGCCGCGTGTTGTTGGGCGCGGGGCTCGCCGTGACCGCCGCTGGGGCGCTGGGGGCACCTGCGGTCGCTGCGGGTTCGCGTTCCGCGCGGGGGTTCGCCGCGCCGTCGATCTCGGGCACTGGGGCGTGGGATGCCCGGTCGGCCAGCGGGAGCATCGACGTTCTCGATTCGAAGCCGAGCAAGATCATTGTGCATCACACGGCGACGCCGAACAGTTCTGATACGTCTCAGTCGCACGCGTTCGCGTTGTCGCGGCAGATCCAGGACTTCCACATGGACTCCAATGGCTGGATCGACACGGGGCAGAACTTCACCAATAGCAGAGGTGGGCATCTCACCGAGGGCAGACATAAGAGTCTGGCCGCTTTGCAGGGCGGCTCGCAGCATGTGCTGGGGGCGCACGCGGGTGAGCAGAACGATGTGGCGCTCGGTATTGAGAACGAGGGCACTTACACCGATGCGTCGGTGCCGGATGCGTTGTGGGAGTCGTTGGTGGAGCTGTGCTCCTACATGATCTCCCAGTACGGCATCAAGGCCGGGGCGATCTACGGGCATCGTGATTTCATGTCGACGGCGTGCCCGGGTGATGTGCTGTACGCGCGGTTGCCGGATCTGCGGGAGGCGGTGGGTTCGGCGACGGGGCGTCGGGTGGTGCAGCCGGTGGTGTGGCCGTTGCTGCGGCCGGAGTCGGCGGGGCCGGTGGTCTCGGCGTTGCAGTTGTTGTTGCGCGCGCAGGGGTCGGGTGTGGTGGTCAATGGGGTGTTCGATGCGGCGACCGAGGATGCGGTGGCGGGGTTCCGGCGGGTTCGGGGGGTGGCCGGGGCGTCGTGCTTTGCCACTCGGGTGGTCGAGCCTGTGGTGTTCGGTGGTGGCGATTGGGCTCGGTTGGTTCCGGTGCTCGGTGTGGATGCGGGTGGCGATGCGGTGCGGGCGGTGCAGGTGTTGTTGACCGCTCGGGGTGTGCATTCGGGTGAGCAGGGCCGGTTCGGGGTTCGGACGGCGGGGGCTGTTCGGGAGTTGCAGGCGGCGCACGGGTTGCGGGTGACCGGGGTGTGCGACCGCGAGACGTGGTTGCGGTTGTTGGCGTGATGGGCGGGGATCGTCCGAGCCGATGTGGCGGCTCGGACGATCCCCTTTTTTCTTTCGCGTCGCCGGTGCGGGACCGGCGGCACCGGTGCGCCGGTGTTGTTCGCTCGCCGTGTGGGCGAGGCATCGGCGTACCGGTCATCATGCGCACTTCGGTGTGCCCTGGCGCGGTGACGATCAGTGGTGCGGGTGGTGTTCACTCGGCCGCGCCGCGCGGGGGCTGGGGCGGTACCGGGTCGGGGGACGGTGCGTTGCGTCGTCCGGTCCGGTGTTCGTGCGGGTCAGTGCGTGTTTCTGGTGGTGGGGTGCTGTCGGCGGCAGGTCCCGGTGCGGGTGGTGGTGGCATCGGGGTGGACGGTGTTTGCGCCCTGGTCGCGTCCCCCGTGGGGTGCGGCTTCCCCATGCTTTGGTGCGTTGAACCCTCGGGTGCTGGACGAATCGTTCAGGCCCGGCGCGGTTCTCGGCTTAGTCCGTTCGACCGGTGCGGGTGGTGGTGCGCGTCTTTTCCGTGTGGCATTCGTATGAATTCGTAATTGTGGGGCGGCCGTTGGTGAATTTGGTGGCGGGTGCGCGCGGTTTCGTTTTGTGCGGGGCCGCTGTTGTTGGTTCAGGTTCGGGTGAAGCGCAGGGTGACGATTTCGAACGGGCGGAGTTCGAGGGGCCGGGGTTGGTGCCAGGTCTCCCCCAGTGGTCGTTCGAGCAGGTCGGTGCGTGTGGTGGCGGAGGTGGGGAACGTGGGGGTCGGGGTGGTTCGTGCTCGGCCGCCGCGGGATTCGTAGAGGCGTACGACGACGTCGCCGGATCGGTCTTCGGCGAGTTTGACCGATTCGATGATGACGGCGTCGGAGTCGATGGTCACCAGTGGTGCGACTGGGCCGGATCCGGGTGTTTCGCGTGGTGGGAGGTTGATTCGGTAGCCCTCGCGGACGGCGTCGCCGATGTCGGCGCCGACGACGAGTGCGTATCGGAGTCGGTGCGGGCCGTGGTCGGTGTCGGGGTCGGGGAATCGGGGTGCGCGCAGCAGTGAGAGCCGCACGGTTGTGGTGGTGCCGCCGTCGTTGCGGGTGTCGCGGGTGACGTCGTGGCCGTAGGTGGAGTCGTTGACGAGGGCGTGGCCGTAGCCGTGTTCGCCGACGTGCAGCCAGCGGTGTGCGCAGATTTCGAATTTGGCGGCGTCCCAGGATGTGTTGGTGTGGGTGGGGCGCTGGATGTGGCCGAATTGGGTTTCGGCGCTGGAGCGGTCGGCGTGGACGTCGAGTGGGAAGGTGGCTTTGAGGATTTTTTCGGTTTCGTGCCAGTTGATGTCGGCTTGGATTTCGACGGTGCGGCCGCGGATGTTGAGGCGTTGTTCGATGGTGGAGTCGCCGAAGGTGCGGTGGACGACGACGGTGGTGCCGTCGAGGTGGAGGTGGTCGGTGGTGGTGAGGTCGCGTCCTTGGTGGCGGTAGAACTCGTCGAGGTCCCAGGCGTCCCAGGCGTTGGGGTGGTCGGGGTGGAGTTGCAGGAGGTTGGCGGCTCGGCCGGGTGGGAGTGCTTCGCGGCCGGTGGTGAGGTCGATGATGGAGGTCAGGAGTCCGCGTTGGTCGATGGTGGCGCGGAGCTGGCCGTTGTCGAGTACGAGGGTGCCGTCGGGGGTTTCGGTGGCGGTGGTGGCGGTGGTGGCGGTGGTGGCGGTGGTGGGGCCGGCGCCGAGGGCGGGTGTGCCGTTGCGGTCGTGGGGTGCGGCGTTGAACGTGATCGGTTCGGTGCCGGTTCCGGCGAGGGCGCGTTGGGCGTCGTTGATGAGTTCGTTGAGTTCGGCGGCGACTTGCTGGTAGGTCTGTTCGGCTTCGCGGTGGACCCAGGCGATCGAGGAGCCGGGCAGGATGTCGTGGAATTGGTGTAGGAGCACTGTTTTCCACAGTGCGTCGAGTTGTGGGTAGGGGTAGTCGCGGCCGAGTGCGACGGTGGCGGTGGCGCACCAGAGTTCGGCTTCGCGCAGGAG harbors:
- a CDS encoding NAD(P)-dependent oxidoreductase, translated to MLVAVTGAQGVVGRAVITALTRAGHSTRPIDRTATTDPDTITADACDYPRLRDALDGTDALIHLAGIPNPHAADPPTVHNTNVTAGYNALHAAVECGITTVALASSINAIGGAFSRRAHYERFPVDEQHPTYNEDPYSLSKWIAEAQADSIARRHPHMTISSLRIHGVTETRDTARTQLGPTDSDMAINHLWGYVRADAVGRAFEAALHATWQGHETINVVAPDTISDQPSLELARRYWPHVELRGDLTGHRGFYDCGKAQRLLGWTHTGA
- a CDS encoding N-acetylmuramoyl-L-alanine amidase; translated protein: MSRHPELARRVLLGAGLAVTAAGALGAPAVAAGSRSARGFAAPSISGTGAWDARSASGSIDVLDSKPSKIIVHHTATPNSSDTSQSHAFALSRQIQDFHMDSNGWIDTGQNFTNSRGGHLTEGRHKSLAALQGGSQHVLGAHAGEQNDVALGIENEGTYTDASVPDALWESLVELCSYMISQYGIKAGAIYGHRDFMSTACPGDVLYARLPDLREAVGSATGRRVVQPVVWPLLRPESAGPVVSALQLLLRAQGSGVVVNGVFDAATEDAVAGFRRVRGVAGASCFATRVVEPVVFGGGDWARLVPVLGVDAGGDAVRAVQVLLTARGVHSGEQGRFGVRTAGAVRELQAAHGLRVTGVCDRETWLRLLA